One window from the genome of Thalassospira xiamenensis M-5 = DSM 17429 encodes:
- a CDS encoding 3-hydroxyacyl-CoA dehydrogenase NAD-binding domain-containing protein, whose product MSTLSTMPPVSLSTENDIAIITIDHPPINATSHAVRLGIWDALDQVNRDDAIRAAILICAGSTFIAGADVTEFGKPPLDPILPDLILKLEQSTKPLIAALHGNALGGGLEVALGCHYRIATATAKLGLPEVNLGLIPGAGGTVRLPRLIAVENAITLITGGKPVNATTAHDYGLIDEIADGDLRIAAIALAERIKSDPCPTALIDRAPVNAPDADAWDALIAGIGKKARGQDAPVIAARTIRTAVTGDARTALGLERENFVRLRDSDQSKALRHIFFAERSVAKLPELAGVAPRPLHEIGVIGGGIMGAGIATAALLAGYAVVMIERDEDACERGIANVRHHLGGSLKRGIITQSRHDQLLGDLVSSTDYAALADCDLVIEAVFEDMAVKHDVFAKLSAHCKPDAVLASNTSYLDIDAIATACTHPERVIGLHFFSPAHVMKLLEVVRTRLANPASLATALAFARRLGKIAVPCGVCDGFIGNRIMSAYRKHCEYMLEDGSLPSDIDRAMTNFGFPMGLFAMQDMAGLEISWATRKRLAPTRDPNERYVALGDYLCEMGRFGRKNGLGWYRYDEHGKASPDPVIDELVIAESAKKGIKRRPFSDAEIIETILSAMQAEGEKILAEGIAHSPDAIDVVMVNGYGFPRHKGGPMHLKKTT is encoded by the coding sequence ATGTCCACACTGTCCACAATGCCCCCCGTCAGCCTCTCAACCGAAAACGACATCGCGATCATCACGATTGATCACCCGCCGATCAACGCCACCAGCCATGCGGTCCGTCTGGGAATCTGGGATGCGCTCGATCAGGTCAACCGCGATGATGCCATCCGGGCTGCGATCCTGATCTGCGCCGGCTCAACCTTTATCGCCGGGGCCGATGTCACCGAATTTGGCAAACCGCCGCTGGATCCGATCCTGCCCGATCTGATCCTCAAGCTCGAACAATCAACCAAGCCACTGATTGCCGCCCTTCACGGCAATGCGCTTGGCGGCGGGCTTGAAGTTGCACTCGGCTGCCATTACCGCATCGCCACCGCAACGGCCAAATTGGGCCTGCCCGAAGTCAATCTTGGCCTGATCCCCGGTGCCGGTGGCACCGTGCGCCTGCCCCGCCTGATCGCGGTTGAAAATGCCATCACCCTGATCACCGGCGGCAAACCGGTCAATGCCACCACCGCCCACGATTACGGCCTGATCGACGAAATTGCGGATGGTGATTTGCGGATCGCCGCAATCGCCTTGGCCGAGCGGATCAAAAGTGATCCCTGCCCGACCGCCTTGATTGACCGCGCCCCGGTCAATGCCCCGGATGCCGATGCTTGGGATGCCCTGATTGCCGGGATCGGCAAAAAGGCCCGTGGTCAGGATGCCCCGGTGATTGCCGCCCGGACCATCCGGACCGCCGTTACCGGCGATGCCAGAACCGCCCTGGGTCTTGAACGCGAAAACTTCGTTCGCCTGCGCGACAGCGACCAGTCAAAGGCACTGCGTCATATTTTCTTTGCCGAACGATCCGTTGCCAAGCTGCCCGAACTGGCCGGCGTCGCCCCCCGCCCCCTTCACGAAATCGGTGTCATTGGCGGCGGCATCATGGGGGCCGGTATCGCCACCGCCGCCCTTCTGGCCGGTTATGCCGTGGTGATGATCGAACGTGACGAAGATGCCTGTGAACGCGGCATTGCCAATGTCCGCCATCATCTCGGCGGGTCGCTCAAACGCGGCATCATCACCCAGTCCCGCCATGACCAGCTTCTGGGCGATCTCGTCAGCAGCACGGATTACGCCGCCCTCGCCGATTGCGATCTGGTGATCGAGGCCGTGTTCGAAGACATGGCCGTCAAGCATGACGTGTTTGCCAAGCTCTCCGCCCATTGCAAACCCGATGCGGTGCTGGCATCCAATACCTCCTATCTCGACATCGATGCGATTGCGACCGCCTGCACCCATCCCGAACGGGTGATCGGCCTGCATTTCTTCTCCCCGGCGCATGTGATGAAATTGCTCGAAGTCGTCCGCACCCGCTTGGCGAACCCCGCCTCGCTGGCAACGGCCCTTGCCTTCGCCAGACGGCTGGGCAAGATCGCGGTCCCTTGCGGGGTGTGTGATGGCTTCATCGGCAACCGGATCATGTCGGCCTATCGCAAACATTGCGAATACATGCTCGAAGACGGATCTCTCCCGTCCGACATTGACCGCGCCATGACCAATTTCGGCTTCCCCATGGGCCTGTTTGCCATGCAGGACATGGCCGGGCTTGAAATCTCATGGGCCACCCGCAAACGCCTAGCCCCCACCCGTGACCCGAATGAACGCTATGTCGCCCTTGGGGATTACCTCTGTGAAATGGGCCGTTTCGGGCGCAAGAATGGCCTTGGGTGGTATCGCTATGATGAACATGGCAAAGCATCCCCTGATCCTGTTATCGATGAACTGGTGATCGCTGAATCGGCGAAAAAGGGCATCAAACGCCGCCCGTTTTCCGATGCCGAAATCATCGAAACCATCCTGTCTGCCATGCAGGCAGAAGGCGAAAAAATCCTGGCCGAGGGCATCGCGCATAGCCCGGACGCCATCGATGTCGTGATGGTCAATGGCTACGGCTTCCCCCGCCACAAGGGCGGGCCGATGCACCTGAAAAAGACCACCTGA
- a CDS encoding bifunctional salicylyl-CoA 5-hydroxylase/oxidoreductase has protein sequence MRIACLGGGPAGLYFAISMKLRDPGHEVVVFERNKPDDTFGWGVVLSDETLNNLAENDARSAEAIRGHFSYWDDVAVLYRGEKTVSTGHGFCGIGRKQLLILLQQRARELGVDLRFETEAESAAHYAKEFDLVVASDGLNSKTRSEFAGTFQPDIDTRKCKFVWLGTHQKFDDAFTFIFEETEKGWVWAHAYQFDDKTATFIVECSQATWDAYGFGDMTKEESIATCEEIFKDHLGGHALISNANHVRGSAWLSFPRVLCKTWSHENIVLMGDAAATAHFSIGSGTKLALESAIGLANYLHSEADLPSAFAKYEDERRLEVLRLQSAARNSMEWFEEIERYFHFDPVQFTYSLLTRSQRISHENLRMRDAKWLRDAEGWFQRKAGIVANDPANDEVRHPMFVPFTLRDMKLKNRIVVSPMAQYKAVDGCPTDWHLVHYAERAKGGAGLVYTEMTCVSDTGRITPGCPGFYEPSHEAAWKRIVDFVHSETDAKICAQIGHSGRKGSTQLGWEEMDAPLKSGNWPIMSASDIAWSDRNQTPKPMTRDDMDRVRGQFVAAAEMADRAGFDMIEVHAAHGYLLSSFISPVSNTRDDEYGGSLENRMRYPLEVIDAVRAAWPAHKPLSVRISANDWVGDEGVTPEEAVEIARMLQAHDVDICDVSAGQTTKAARPVYGRMFQTPFSDRIRNEAHMATMAVGNIYEPDHVNSILMAGRADLVCLARPHLADPYWTLHAAVTLGNRTENWPEPYYAGRDQMWRLAERSDVMTGKV, from the coding sequence GTGAGAATAGCTTGTTTGGGTGGCGGTCCTGCGGGGCTTTATTTTGCGATTTCGATGAAATTGCGTGATCCCGGCCATGAGGTTGTGGTGTTTGAGCGCAACAAGCCAGACGACACGTTCGGCTGGGGCGTTGTGTTGTCCGACGAGACGCTTAATAACCTTGCGGAAAACGATGCCAGAAGTGCCGAGGCGATCCGGGGGCATTTTTCATACTGGGATGATGTCGCGGTTCTGTATCGCGGTGAAAAAACCGTATCGACCGGACATGGTTTTTGCGGCATCGGGCGCAAGCAGCTTTTGATCCTGTTGCAGCAGCGGGCACGTGAGCTGGGTGTTGATTTGCGGTTTGAGACCGAGGCGGAAAGTGCGGCGCATTATGCCAAGGAATTTGACCTTGTCGTCGCATCCGACGGGCTTAATTCCAAAACCCGCAGCGAATTTGCAGGCACCTTCCAGCCCGATATCGATACGCGGAAATGCAAGTTTGTCTGGCTGGGCACGCATCAGAAATTCGATGATGCTTTTACGTTCATTTTCGAGGAAACCGAGAAGGGCTGGGTCTGGGCGCACGCCTATCAGTTTGATGACAAGACCGCGACCTTTATCGTCGAATGTTCGCAAGCGACCTGGGACGCCTATGGTTTTGGCGACATGACCAAGGAAGAGTCGATTGCCACCTGCGAGGAAATCTTCAAGGATCATCTGGGCGGTCATGCGCTGATTAGCAATGCTAATCATGTGCGCGGGTCGGCGTGGTTAAGCTTCCCGCGCGTACTTTGCAAAACATGGTCGCATGAAAATATCGTGCTGATGGGGGATGCGGCGGCGACCGCGCATTTTTCCATCGGATCGGGCACTAAGCTGGCGCTTGAAAGTGCCATCGGGCTTGCCAATTATCTGCATTCCGAGGCCGATTTGCCGTCCGCCTTTGCCAAATATGAAGACGAACGCCGGTTGGAGGTTTTGCGCCTGCAATCAGCGGCGCGCAATTCGATGGAATGGTTTGAGGAGATCGAGCGGTATTTCCATTTCGATCCGGTGCAGTTCACCTATTCCCTTCTGACCCGGTCGCAGCGCATCAGCCATGAGAACCTTCGGATGCGCGATGCCAAGTGGCTTAGGGATGCCGAAGGATGGTTCCAGCGCAAAGCGGGCATAGTTGCAAATGATCCGGCGAATGACGAAGTCCGTCATCCGATGTTCGTGCCGTTTACATTGCGTGACATGAAACTTAAGAACCGCATCGTGGTGTCGCCAATGGCGCAGTACAAAGCGGTGGATGGCTGCCCGACCGACTGGCATCTGGTGCATTATGCGGAGCGCGCCAAGGGTGGTGCGGGGCTGGTTTATACCGAAATGACCTGTGTTTCCGATACGGGGCGTATCACGCCGGGCTGCCCCGGTTTTTACGAGCCGTCGCACGAAGCGGCATGGAAACGGATTGTTGATTTCGTCCATTCCGAAACGGATGCCAAAATCTGTGCGCAGATCGGTCATTCCGGGCGCAAGGGTTCGACCCAGTTGGGTTGGGAAGAAATGGATGCGCCGCTGAAATCGGGTAACTGGCCGATCATGTCGGCATCCGACATTGCGTGGTCGGATCGCAACCAGACGCCAAAACCGATGACGCGCGATGATATGGATAGGGTGCGGGGTCAGTTCGTGGCAGCCGCCGAAATGGCGGATCGGGCGGGCTTTGACATGATCGAGGTCCATGCGGCGCACGGGTATCTTCTGTCATCCTTTATCAGCCCGGTCAGCAATACACGCGATGATGAATATGGCGGGTCGCTTGAAAACCGGATGCGTTATCCGTTGGAAGTGATTGATGCGGTGCGGGCCGCATGGCCCGCGCACAAGCCGCTATCAGTGCGTATTTCGGCCAATGACTGGGTCGGGGATGAGGGCGTGACACCCGAAGAAGCGGTCGAGATTGCCCGGATGTTGCAGGCCCATGATGTTGATATCTGTGACGTGTCCGCCGGTCAGACGACCAAGGCCGCACGCCCCGTTTATGGCCGCATGTTCCAGACGCCGTTTTCCGACCGGATCCGCAACGAGGCACATATGGCGACCATGGCGGTTGGCAATATTTACGAACCCGATCACGTCAATTCGATCCTGATGGCGGGACGGGCGGACCTTGTGTGTCTTGCGCGGCCGCATCTGGCCGATCCGTACTGGACGCTGCATGCGGCGGTAACGCTTGGCAACCGGACGGAAAACTGGCCGGAACCATATTATGCGGGGCGTGATCAGATGTGGCGTCTGGCGGAACGGTCCGACGTCATGACCGGTAAGGTGTAA
- a CDS encoding SDR family NAD(P)-dependent oxidoreductase encodes MGNLAISTALITGGGTGVGAVMARMLADAGVKVAVSGRRAEMLAEVAKHPNITAIPADVTDEASVRAMFGTFCDVIGAPDLVIANAGMAESASFGKTSIDLWKRTMDVNLTGTFLTFREGLNVMDRAKPGRLISIASTAGLKGYAYVTAYCAAKHAVIGLVKSLATELAATPITVNAVCPGFMETPMLEQSVANIVGKTGMSAEDARASLAKINPQNRLIQPEEVAQTVMWLASSQAASITGQAISVSGGEI; translated from the coding sequence ATGGGAAACCTTGCCATCAGCACAGCATTGATTACCGGCGGTGGAACCGGCGTGGGGGCCGTGATGGCCCGTATGCTGGCCGATGCCGGGGTGAAGGTGGCGGTATCAGGCCGCCGTGCCGAAATGCTGGCCGAGGTGGCAAAACATCCCAATATTACCGCCATTCCCGCCGATGTGACGGACGAGGCATCAGTACGTGCGATGTTTGGCACATTCTGCGATGTGATCGGCGCGCCCGATCTGGTGATTGCCAATGCGGGCATGGCCGAAAGTGCTTCGTTTGGCAAAACATCCATCGATCTTTGGAAACGCACAATGGATGTGAACCTTACTGGCACGTTTTTGACGTTCCGCGAAGGATTGAACGTGATGGACCGCGCCAAGCCGGGGCGGTTGATTTCGATTGCATCGACGGCGGGGCTTAAGGGATATGCCTATGTCACCGCCTATTGCGCGGCGAAACATGCGGTTATCGGGCTTGTCAAAAGCCTTGCGACCGAGTTGGCCGCGACGCCGATCACGGTCAATGCGGTGTGCCCCGGTTTCATGGAAACGCCGATGCTTGAACAATCGGTTGCCAATATCGTTGGGAAAACCGGCATGAGTGCGGAAGACGCGCGCGCAAGCCTTGCGAAGATCAATCCGCAGAACCGGTTGATCCAGCCCGAAGAAGTGGCCCAGACCGTGATGTGGCTGGCAAGCAGCCAGGCCGCATCGATCACCGGACAGGCGATTTCGGTATCGGGAGGAGAGATATGA
- a CDS encoding alpha/beta hydrolase, translated as MITNWDDAYANGDHIRGAAEFPGMWAKLAAAFRDEMLASGRAELDIAYGNAAREKYDLFLPEGSPKGSVVFVHGGYWKAFDKSTWSHLARGAVARGWAVCLPSYTLAPDARLSEITRQIGAAIDHVANRIAGPLHLTGHSAGGHLVSRMNCASSPLSTATQARVKNTVSISGLHDLRPLLKTAMNDVLKLDEDEAVSESAALTRPHLPCSITCWVGADERPEFVRQNDLLANIWTGLGASTRAVEAPGKHHFDVIADLADPDSDLVACLLHPIEPEDA; from the coding sequence ATGATCACCAACTGGGACGACGCATACGCCAATGGCGACCATATCAGGGGTGCGGCGGAATTTCCCGGCATGTGGGCCAAACTGGCAGCAGCCTTCCGCGATGAAATGTTGGCCTCAGGCCGGGCGGAACTCGACATTGCCTATGGTAATGCCGCGCGTGAAAAATACGACCTGTTCCTGCCCGAAGGCAGCCCAAAGGGCTCGGTCGTTTTCGTGCATGGCGGCTATTGGAAGGCATTTGATAAATCGACATGGTCGCATCTGGCACGCGGGGCTGTTGCGCGCGGCTGGGCGGTCTGTCTGCCAAGCTATACCCTGGCCCCCGATGCCCGCCTGTCGGAAATCACCCGCCAGATCGGGGCGGCGATTGATCATGTTGCCAACCGCATTGCGGGCCCCCTTCATCTGACCGGCCATTCGGCGGGCGGCCATCTGGTCAGCCGGATGAATTGCGCATCCTCGCCCCTGTCAACGGCAACGCAGGCGCGCGTTAAAAACACGGTATCCATCAGCGGCCTGCACGATCTGCGCCCGCTTCTGAAAACCGCGATGAATGATGTGCTGAAACTCGACGAAGACGAGGCGGTTTCAGAAAGTGCGGCACTGACCCGCCCGCATCTGCCATGCTCCATCACCTGCTGGGTCGGCGCGGATGAGCGGCCGGAATTTGTCCGCCAGAACGATCTTCTTGCCAATATCTGGACCGGGCTTGGTGCATCGACCCGCGCGGTCGAGGCCCCCGGCAAACACCATTTCGACGTAATCGCCGATCTGGCCGATCCGGATTCCGATCTGGTCGCCTGCCTGCTGCATCCGATTGAGCCGGAGGACGCATAA